The following proteins are encoded in a genomic region of Ammospiza caudacuta isolate bAmmCau1 chromosome 3, bAmmCau1.pri, whole genome shotgun sequence:
- the KCNK5 gene encoding potassium channel subfamily K member 5, whose product MVDRGPLLTSAIIFYLSIGAAIFEVLEEPHWRSATDNYKRQKTELLKQFPCLGQEGLDRILQIVSDAAGQGVAITGNNTFNNWNWPNAVIFAATVITTIGYGNVSPKTHAGRLFCIFYGLFGVPLCLTWISALGKFFGGRAKRLGQFLTKRGVSLRKAQITCTAIFIVWGVLVHLVIPPFVFMVTEGWNYIEGLYFSFITITTIGFGDFVAGVNPDANYHALYRYFVELWIYLGLAWLSLFVNWKVSMFVEVHKAIKKRRKKRKESFENHPRPKKPLQMGTSKDVNIFSFLSKKEETYNDLIKQIGKKALKTSNDKMIIVENAKQMNASIDVQVTYTKTESFEYDEASLDIQNGHVLRPLHDKNIADSPLEGTMFVNQLDRISEEEGEVWDSRDYRPLIFENANITFVNEDDDEEEDISDDEETSKSSMDDNLAEESETAKKLVKFPSSDESTFTNNELELSVPYEQLMNEYNTVSNVKAAT is encoded by the exons ATGGTGGACAGGGGCCCCTTGTTGACCTCGGCCATCATCTTCTACCTGTCCATTGGGGCGGCGATCTTCGAggtgctggaggagccccaCTGGCGCTCGGCTACCGACAACTACAAGCGGCAGAAGACAGAGCTGCTCAAGCAGTTCCCTTGCCTGGGCCAAGAGGGTCTGGACAGGATCCTGCAG ATTGTGTCAGACGCTGCTGGACAGGGGGTTGCCATCACTGGGAACAATACTTTTAACAACTGGAATTGGCCTAATGCTGTGATCTTTGCTGCTACTGTGATCACGACAATCG GTTACGGAAATGTTTCCCCAAAGACACATGCTGGGCGTCTCTTCTGCATTTTTTATGGGCTTTTTGGAGTCCCTCTCTGCTTGACGTGGATCAGTGCTCTGGGGAAATTCTTTGGAGGACGTGCCAAGAGGCTGGGCCAGTTTCTGACGAAAAGAGGAGTCAGCCTG AGGAAAGCCCAAATTACATGCACGGCTATATTCATTGTTTGGGGTGTCTTGGTCCATCTGGTTATTCCTCCCTTTGTCTTCATGGTGACTGAAGGATGGAATTACATTGAAGGCCTCTATTTCTCATTCATCACTATCACCACCATAGGATTTGGAGATTTTGTTGCTG GTGTAAATCCAGATGCAAACTATCATGCGCTTTACAGATACTTTGTGGAGTTATGGATCTATCTGGGACTAGCTTGGCTCTCACTCTTTGTTAACTGGAAGGTCAGTATGTTTGTGGAAGTCCACAAAGCAATCAAGAAacggaggaaaaaaagaaaagagtcaTTTGAGAACCACCCTCGGCCTAAAAAACCCCTTCAAATGGGTACCTCAAAGGATGTCAACATTTTCAGCTTTCTTTCAAAGAAGGAAGAGACCTACAATGACCTTATAAAGCAAATTGGGAAGAAGGCCCTGAAGACAAGCAATGACAAAATGATTATAGTGGAAAATGCCAAACAAATGAACGCCAGTATAGATGTTCAGGTGACTTACACAAAAACAGAGTCATTTGAGTATGATGAGGCTTCCCTGGACATTCAAAATGGTCACGTACTGAGACCCCTCCATGACAAAAATATTGCAGACAGCCCTCTAGAAGGAACCATGTTTGTGAACCAGCTGGACAGGATTagtgaagaagaaggtgaagtgTGGGATTCCAGAGACTATCGGCCCTTAATATTTGAGAATGCCAATATAACATTTGTaaatgaagatgatgatgaagaGGAAGATATCTCAGATGATGAGGAAACATCAAAATCCTCTATGGATGATAATCTTGCAGAGGAATCtgaaactgcaaaaaaattagtaaaattCCCATCCTCTGATGAATCTACCTTTACCAATAATGAGCTAGAACTTTCTGTGCCTTATGAACAGCTGATGAATGAATATAATACAGTAAGCAATGTGAAGGCTGCCACGTGA